From Lewinellaceae bacterium:
GGCTGCCCCGGGGTGGCCAGGTAGCCGGCCTGCCGGTGCTGGGCGGCATGGCAGATCTCAATGCCTGGGAAGAGCCCCTCCACCTCGCCATCGCCATCGGCTGGCCCGCCGTGAAGAAAAAAGTACTGCGAAAGATACAAAACGAACAACTGAGTTTTCCCATCCTCATCCACCCCTCCGTTGCCTTGGAGCCGGAAGAGGTCGCTATCGGCGAAGGTACGATCATCACTCAAGGCTGTCGCTTCACCGTCAACATACGCATCGGCCGCTTTGTCCTGCTCAACCTCGGTTGCATCCTCACCCATGATTGTGTCATCGGAGACTACTGCGGCCTGATGCCCTCCGTCAACATCTCTGGCGAGGTGGTGGTGGAGGACGGCGCCTACCTGGGCACAGGCGTACAAGTGATCCAGCAACGGCGAATCGGCGCCGACAGCATTATTGGCGCAGGGGCAGTGGTTACCCGGGATATTCCGGCAGGCTGTACGGCTGCGGGCGTGCCAGCGAGGGTAGTGAAATTTCATTGACAGAATTAAAAACTCTCCCGCTCTACAAGGAGCTAGAGGGAGCGCAACGCCTAAATCATGCCTAACAAAAAAATCTACCTTTCCTCTCCCCATATAGGCGCAGCCGAGCGCAGCTACGTCGCCGACGCCTTCGACACCAACTGGATCGCCCCTCTCGGGCCACATGTCGATGCCTTTGAAGAGGCGTTGGCAAAGTATGTCGGCACGGGTCACGCCGCTGCCCTATCCAGCGGCACGGCAGCCATACACCTGGCGCTGGTATTGCTGGGCGTGGAGGCCGGCGATACCGTTCTATGCCAGAGCATGACCTTTTCGGCTTCAGCCAACCCCATCCTCTATCAAGGCGCCCGCCCTGTATTTATCGACAGCGAGGCAGATTCCTGGAACATGAGCCCGAACGTCCTGGAACATGCTCTGCAAAAGCTAACTGCCAAAGGCCAACCGCCGAAAGCCATCATCCCCGTCCACCTCTACGGCATGCCGGCCAGAATGCAGGAGATTATGGAGATAGCAGAGCGCTACGGCGTACCGGTGATTGA
This genomic window contains:
- a CDS encoding acetyltransferase; protein product: MKKQKIAIYGAGGQGREVLQLIRQANAVQLRWECIGWFDDGLPRGGQVAGLPVLGGMADLNAWEEPLHLAIAIGWPAVKKKVLRKIQNEQLSFPILIHPSVALEPEEVAIGEGTIITQGCRFTVNIRIGRFVLLNLGCILTHDCVIGDYCGLMPSVNISGEVVVEDGAYLGTGVQVIQQRRIGADSIIGAGAVVTRDIPAGCTAAGVPARVVKFH